Proteins from a single region of Nerophis ophidion isolate RoL-2023_Sa linkage group LG08, RoL_Noph_v1.0, whole genome shotgun sequence:
- the LOC133557907 gene encoding uncharacterized protein LOC133557907 isoform X2: MKVEHRVEIHPPPRDLLTESPILLSDDDEVKDEELCLIDLTKLEDDYREDSPEETNAIPLTQSQSDFPFTSLAHWSPLTLEGPSTAIPGRGEGLIAPKTPDIESLLRGEIIENDGECPTGTRCNKRRRKRRCARQLDKHDRNRRRLKQYYRILARTLMKMADMI, translated from the exons atgaaag tcgaacatcgagttgaaattcacccaccaccaagggatctcctaacagagtctccaatccttttgt ccgatgacgacgaagtgaaagacgaagaactttgtttgatcgatcttacaaagttggaagatgattatcgag aggattcgccggaagagaccaacgcgatccctttaacccaatcgcagtctg attttccgtttacatctcttgctcactggtctcccttaacgctggagggtccgtcaacggccattccaggcagaggagaaggcttgattgcgccaaagactccagacatcgaatccttgctccgtggggaaatcatcgaaaacgacggtgaatgtccaacaggcacccgct gcaacaaacgcaggaggaagcgtagatgcgcccgccagctcgacaaacatgatagaaacagaagaaggctgaaacagtactatcgtatactggctcgcactctcatgaagatggcagacatgatttga
- the LOC133557907 gene encoding uncharacterized protein LOC133557907 isoform X3, whose protein sequence is MKVEHRVEIHPPPRDLLTESPILLSDDDEVKDEELCLIDLTKLEDDYREDSPEETNAIPLTQSQSGSVNGHSRQRRRLDCAKDSRHRILAPWGNHRKRR, encoded by the exons atgaaag tcgaacatcgagttgaaattcacccaccaccaagggatctcctaacagagtctccaatccttttgt ccgatgacgacgaagtgaaagacgaagaactttgtttgatcgatcttacaaagttggaagatgattatcgag aggattcgccggaagagaccaacgcgatccctttaacccaatcgcagtctg ggtccgtcaacggccattccaggcagaggagaaggcttgattgcgccaaagactccagacatcgaatccttgctccgtggggaaatcatcgaaaacgacggtga
- the LOC133557907 gene encoding uncharacterized protein LOC133557907 isoform X1, giving the protein MGVVPSELDVVIEEDEDVCNHHLDPNNQIEWEPNNDPSLQDDINVLNSNTNTQASTQHHDVLGGATPSGECLDFSEVVGVMQNQPSTADQSISNETQRGDGVNVLRRETFNNIQLSSVLTFPQNNDVTDYATFYRGVLGSLKKLTQMVTKEARPGDIIQLELSGESANQHTSFTFRNDAGAVMNAFQDVLDLLVQSNVEILNDEEIQVMVQVIHNPRGGVRRKIETLLEHEIRRKKARYLYNPLNSNNQLCFAISLASLLHPEFTDSQAVAEAEKIQRKAGLDEQTSVTFSHIREFEKVVRRKIVILYREEGQRPLSRFETDYPKSENPLYLYLSQNHYSGIINIKGFLSKPHVCHYCYQGYDKPDRHKCDGYCLVCTQNGCVKIEGKTVLCRDCNMWCRSPACLLRHRVKHRVMEKLVSNCDRRKKCLKCNLFYDVPVATGIAKHTCPKLKCQICKEELPRSDSETPETRHLCYIQPQPREVNHNDNIIFYDFETFVDDNHTHIPFLVCTKTLQGEEWCAFGLDCVTVFLNHFRKPRYLKSTFIAHNSRGFDGYLILRGMVRLGIAPLIIMQGSKVLCFKDPDFLQKYIDSLSFLTMPLSAMPKALGLGDCWSKGYFPHKFSSEEHLNYVGKYPAISNYGVERMTPVERTKFETWYQNEKSEVFDFQKQAVHYCKNDVNVLREGCIKFRAEFTSETGVDPFSRITIASACMKVFVTNFLEPRSLAIPSPDNYRGLCKKYSHTSIQWLEWESHRRGIFIQHALNKGEKQMGAYFVDGFAIIGGKPFVWEFQGCFYHGCPTCFEPGAVCPLTNTPFEELHKATEKKMKALKRDHKVNIIVIREHEWNEMKKSNPRVIDFLKTRNYPAPLMPRDALYGGRTSAFCLRHTAGENQRVLYEDVTSLYPYVNSAFPYPLGHPVIIHTDFDDVGNYFGLVRAVVHPPRGLYFPVLPYRTVKGKLVFTLCRTCAENNNQQEPCEHDEEGRALTGVWVTLEFNKALQLGYRVGKITEVWHFEERSETVFTGYVQTFLKGKQEASGYPKEAVDAESREKYIREYRENQGIQLDAEKIEPNPAKRQMSKLCLNSLWGKFAERCNRTQTTLVRKSEVFFDFVFSGKYQVEYFSFLNEQIAMVQWQYSKNSVVLPGNTNNVFVAAFTTAYARLKMYGYLEGLQERVLYTDTDSLIYTVNEGEVSLETGSYLGDLTDELGGDSIHEFVSAGPKSYAYHTLQGKKTVLRAKGITQTRECCERVNFDSVKDLVEGYLEEDKTGAIYTPHHQIVRDKRGFLLNNSSFEKKFRVVYDKRRLFPDGKTLPFGY; this is encoded by the coding sequence atgggtgtagttccatctgaattagatgtagttattgaagaagatgaagacgtttgtaatcatcatttagatccaaacaaccagatagaatgggaaccaaacaatgatccgtctttgcaagatgatattaatgtgttaaattcaaacacaaacacacaagcctctacacagcatcacgatgtgttgggaggggcgacaccctcgggggaatgtttggatttttcggaggtggtgggggtcatgcagaaccaaccgtcaacggctgaccaatcaatttcaaatgagacccagaggggtgatggggtaaatgtcttgaggagggaaacattcaacaatatacaactatccagcgttttaacttttcctcaaaacaacgatgtaacagattacgccacattttaccgcggagtcttggggagccttaaaaagctgacacagatggtaactaaggaagctagacccggcgatatcattcaattggagttatccggtgaaagtgcaaatcaacacacttcatttacatttcgaaacgatgccggggctgtgatgaatgcttttcaagatgtgttagatctgttggtacaatcaaacgttgaaatattgaacgatgaagaaatacaggtgatggtccaggtgatacataaccctcgaggtggtgtaagaagaaaaatcgaaacccttttggaacatgaaatccgcagaaaaaaagctcgttatctttacaatccattaaactcgaataatcaactatgttttgccattagcctagcaagtctgttacatcctgaatttacagatagccaggctgtggcggaggctgaaaaaatacagagaaaagcgggcttagacgaacagacttccgtcactttcagtcatattcgtgaatttgaaaaagtggtacgtcgtaaaattgtcatactgtacagagaagagggccaacgacccctctcacggttcgagacggattaccccaaatcagaaaatccgttgtatctgtatttatctcagaatcattacagcggtatcattaacattaaaggttttttgtcaaaaccgcacgtttgtcactactgttaccaagggtacgacaaacccgacagacacaaatgcgacggctattgcttggtctgtacacaaaacgggtgtgtaaaaatagaggggaaaactgtgctttgcagggattgcaacatgtggtgtcgttctcctgcatgtctcctcagacacagggtaaaacaccgggttatggaaaaactcgtcagcaactgcgatcggcgaaagaaatgccttaaatgcaacctattttacgatgtacctgtggctacaggtatcgctaaacacacgtgccctaagttaaaatgtcaaatatgtaaagaagagctacctcgcagtgactcagagacacctgaaacacgacatctttgctatatacaaccccaaccacgtgaagtaaaccacaatgataatatcatattctatgattttgagacgtttgtcgatgacaatcacactcacattccctttctagtctgtaccaagacgctgcaaggagaagagtggtgtgcttttggactggattgtgttacagttttcctcaatcatttcaggaaacctcgttatcttaaatctacatttatagcccacaattcgagaggatttgacggttacttgattctgagaggcatggtacggctgggtatagcacccttaattatcatgcaggggagtaaagttctctgttttaaagaccctgattttttgcaaaaatacattgactcgctttccttccttaccatgccgcttagcgctatgccaaaagcgttaggactcggtgattgctggtccaaggggtattttcctcacaaatttagttcggaggaacatttaaattatgtcggaaaataccccgcaatcagcaattacggtgtagaacgcatgacacctgttgaacgcaccaagtttgagacgtggtatcaaaatgagaaaagcgaggtctttgattttcaaaaacaagcggtacactactgtaaaaacgacgtcaatgttcttcgtgagggttgcatcaaatttagagccgagtttacgagcgagacgggtgttgaccccttctcccgtatcaccatagcctcggcctgcatgaaggtgtttgtgactaatttcctcgagccgcgttctctagccataccttccccggataactaccgagggttgtgtaaaaaatactcacacaccagcatccaatggttagaatgggagtcgcatcgtcgtggtattttcattcagcatgctttaaacaaaggcgaaaaacagatgggggcatactttgtggatgggtttgctataatcggtggcaaaccattcgtctgggaatttcaggggtgtttttatcacggatgcccgacgtgtttcgaacccggtgctgtatgccctttgacaaacacaccgttcgaggagttgcacaaggctaccgagaaaaaaatgaaagcgttaaagcgtgaccacaaggtcaacatcatcgtcatcagagagcacgagtggaatgaaatgaaaaaatcaaaccctagggtaatagactttctcaaaacacgcaattaccccgcacctctcatgcctcgagacgctctttatggaggtaggacaagcgccttttgcttgaggcacacggcgggtgagaaccagcgtgtattgtatgaggatgtcacctctctctacccgtacgtcaacagcgcatttccttaccccctgggtcatcctgtcatcatccacacggattttgacgatgttggaaactatttcggtctggtcagagccgttgttcaccctcctcgaggtctctatttccctgtgctaccctacagaacggtcaagggtaaactagtgtttacactttgccgcacatgcgcagaaaacaataaccagcaggaaccctgcgaacatgatgaggaaggaagggcattgacgggagtctgggtcacgctcgaattcaacaaagctttacagttgggatacagagtcggtaagattacggaggtgtggcactttgaagaacggagcgaaaccgtttttacgggttatgttcaaactttcctaaagggtaagcaagaagcttcagggtatcccaaagaagccgtcgatgcagaaagcagggaaaagtacattcgtgaatatcgtgaaaatcagggaatacagctggatgctgaaaaaatcgaacccaaccctgccaagagacaaatgtcaaaactctgtttaaacagcctttggggaaagtttgcggagaggtgcaatagaactcagaccaccttggtgagaaaaagtgaagtatttttcgactttgtattttcaggaaaatatcaggttgaatatttttcctttctcaacgagcaaattgctatggtgcaatggcaatacagtaaaaacagcgtggtgcttcccggtaacacaaataatgtatttgtcgctgcttttaccaccgcttacgcacgtttgaaaatgtacggttacctagaggggttgcaagagagagttctttacacagacaccgatagtttaatctacacggtaaacgagggggaagtttctctggagacggggtcctatctaggcgatttgacggatgagttgggaggagacagcattcacgaattcgtctccgccggtccaaagagttatgcctaccataccctgcagggtaaaaaaactgtgctgcgtgccaaaggaatcactcaaacccgcgagtgttgtgagagggtcaactttgacagcgttaaagatttggtggagggctatctggaggaagacaaaacaggtgcgatctacacccctcatcaccaaattgttcgtgataaaagggggttccttttaaataactcgtctttcgaaaaaaagtttcgagtggtgtatgacaaaagacgtctctttcccgacgggaaaactttacctttcgggtattag